From Paenibacillus physcomitrellae, the proteins below share one genomic window:
- a CDS encoding stalk domain-containing protein, producing MKFRRLLLSTILAATQIAMILPSAGADAASGQAAGQAYQQDGSSAATSNDSAAQNSTDQTGTETSDPAATPDPGMIPNPNVSLDPGTPDPSDATDPSASTDPSDAADPSDSPAAGSSSADPSSSDPASGTVSASSTGTAANSAQAISAASPGKLILLLNSNIMYQNGIQYKSTEPMAVKNGVSYVAIRSLVNRVGLAIRYESATKETVITRGSDEMRFKLNSNTYKVNGVVTTMRGKSYATKNSNFMVPFTAITAALKLPYVLDSKTKQITLDVASKPTAKFTVLPSEIIAGQTQVTYQTMSTAPAGQSIVNEEWTGRQEIFSTPGYYVVSYRVQDSAGNWSDWYSLTINVQKPHTPPVAAFTTDKDTYKMGEKITYIDQSTDEENSITSVMWENNKLAFFTPGPQTVRLKVTNKYGLTSTVEHTITITGETLYNESDFNKLFVPVGDKYQFEGSQVPSWDKVDYTFTTEPVTLIRSNSPETNYSEGVLYRETTVGRARFMIHHANAVGKDVKMYVVATNLNDSTANLFIDTLGFAGPNENATATGKMSVKRYFSSMQTRSAEQDLTLAPNEQKLIFSELSAQNIKPGQVISLLSDIYTDYPVQFDVIMIDASKDPLKTLPQLSVLARDGVHNRGTYPEANRTIQYDEVLGDKPKRLLIGDNASDPFQPGFDTPFYTPSTNAGNFGVLYKIRTSRVAPHTLITFNPRGGTYVGSIMVNGMMVDLPTNGVLNAPNDAAVLYRTGDKEETIDFVFTAAPGSNLSVNLLFQPLPEEKPE from the coding sequence ATGAAATTCCGAAGACTTTTACTTTCTACGATTTTAGCAGCAACACAAATTGCCATGATTCTTCCAAGCGCAGGAGCGGACGCGGCTTCCGGCCAGGCAGCCGGTCAAGCTTATCAGCAGGACGGTTCATCGGCAGCTACTTCTAATGATTCGGCAGCCCAGAATTCCACAGATCAGACTGGAACGGAAACGTCTGACCCGGCTGCAACGCCAGATCCAGGAATGATCCCTAATCCAAACGTATCTTTAGATCCGGGTACGCCTGATCCTTCGGATGCAACCGATCCTTCGGCTTCGACCGATCCTTCGGATGCAGCGGACCCTTCAGATAGCCCGGCAGCAGGATCCTCTTCGGCGGACCCGAGTTCATCTGATCCAGCTTCCGGTACAGTGTCTGCTTCTAGCACTGGAACAGCCGCTAATTCGGCACAAGCCATCTCCGCAGCTTCACCGGGCAAACTCATTTTGCTGCTGAACAGCAACATTATGTACCAGAACGGGATTCAATATAAGTCGACAGAACCAATGGCAGTGAAGAACGGTGTGTCTTACGTGGCCATTCGCTCGCTGGTGAACCGGGTAGGACTTGCTATCCGTTATGAGAGTGCAACGAAAGAAACCGTCATTACCCGCGGTTCCGATGAGATGCGCTTTAAGCTGAACAGCAACACTTATAAGGTGAACGGTGTTGTCACCACGATGAGAGGCAAATCCTATGCTACGAAGAACAGCAATTTTATGGTGCCTTTCACCGCAATTACGGCTGCACTGAAGCTGCCGTATGTGCTGGATAGCAAAACAAAACAAATCACGCTGGACGTCGCCTCCAAACCGACGGCCAAGTTCACGGTTCTGCCAAGCGAAATCATTGCAGGACAAACACAGGTTACTTATCAAACGATGTCTACAGCCCCTGCAGGGCAGTCCATTGTAAATGAGGAATGGACAGGCCGTCAGGAGATTTTCTCTACGCCAGGCTATTACGTTGTGAGCTACCGGGTGCAGGATTCGGCAGGCAACTGGAGTGACTGGTATTCGTTGACCATCAATGTTCAGAAGCCGCATACTCCGCCGGTTGCTGCTTTTACAACCGATAAAGATACTTACAAAATGGGTGAGAAGATCACTTACATCGACCAGAGCACTGACGAAGAGAATTCTATCACTTCAGTGATGTGGGAGAACAATAAGCTGGCGTTCTTTACACCAGGACCGCAAACCGTCCGGCTTAAAGTCACCAATAAATATGGATTGACTTCAACGGTTGAACATACAATCACCATTACGGGCGAAACGCTGTATAATGAGTCCGATTTTAACAAGCTGTTTGTGCCTGTAGGCGACAAATATCAATTTGAAGGCAGTCAGGTTCCAAGCTGGGACAAAGTAGATTATACGTTCACTACTGAGCCTGTTACCTTGATTCGCAGCAACAGTCCGGAGACTAACTACAGCGAAGGTGTCCTGTACCGCGAAACAACCGTGGGAAGAGCCCGTTTTATGATCCACCATGCCAATGCGGTAGGCAAGGACGTTAAAATGTACGTCGTAGCAACGAATCTGAATGATTCGACAGCCAACCTGTTCATTGATACGCTTGGATTTGCGGGACCTAATGAAAATGCGACCGCAACCGGAAAAATGTCCGTTAAACGTTATTTCTCTTCCATGCAAACCCGTTCTGCGGAGCAGGATTTGACGCTCGCTCCAAATGAGCAAAAGCTTATTTTCAGTGAACTGAGCGCTCAGAACATCAAACCGGGTCAAGTCATTTCGCTGCTGTCGGATATTTATACCGACTATCCGGTCCAATTTGACGTGATCATGATTGACGCATCCAAAGATCCGTTAAAGACGCTGCCGCAGCTCAGTGTGCTGGCTCGCGACGGAGTGCATAACCGCGGAACCTATCCGGAAGCTAACCGGACCATTCAATATGACGAAGTGCTTGGCGACAAGCCGAAACGTCTTCTGATCGGGGACAATGCGAGCGATCCGTTCCAGCCTGGGTTCGATACGCCGTTCTATACTCCATCTACCAATGCCGGTAATTTTGGTGTTCTCTACAAGATCAGAACGTCCAGAGTAGCTCCGCATACGCTGATTACGTTTAACCCACGCGGCGGCACATATGTAGGCAGCATAATGGTCAACGGCATGATGGTCGATCTTCCGACTAATGGCGTGTTGAACGCTCCTAACGATGCTGCTGTGCTGTATCGTACCGGAGATAAGGAAGAAACGATTGATTTCGTCTTTACCGCTGCGCCGGGAAGCAATCTGTCTGTGAATTTGCTCTTCCAACCGCTTCCTGAAGAGAAACCGGAATAA
- a CDS encoding Fur family transcriptional regulator gives MLSADEIIQKMSSQGLRITDQRRTLAKLFVDTDGYLTPKDVYDFMCKKYTGLSFDTVYRNLRIMEEMGVLEQIVFEDGLKFRASCSDEHHHHHMICLGCEKTYPIHFCPMPLADAPDHFQVVKHKFEVFGYCKDCQANPKRQEQI, from the coding sequence ATGCTTTCAGCAGATGAAATTATTCAGAAGATGTCAAGCCAGGGTCTGCGGATCACGGATCAGCGCCGGACGCTTGCCAAACTTTTTGTGGATACAGACGGGTATTTGACGCCTAAAGACGTTTATGATTTTATGTGCAAAAAATATACGGGTCTCAGCTTTGATACGGTATACCGAAATCTGAGAATTATGGAAGAAATGGGCGTGCTTGAACAAATCGTGTTTGAGGACGGACTTAAGTTCCGTGCAAGCTGCAGCGATGAACATCATCACCATCACATGATTTGTTTAGGGTGCGAGAAGACTTATCCAATCCATTTCTGTCCGATGCCGTTAGCGGATGCGCCTGATCATTTTCAGGTCGTGAAGCATAAATTCGAGGTCTTCGGATACTGTAAGGACTGCCAGGCCAATCCCAAGCGGCAGGAGCAAATATGA
- a CDS encoding DUF1385 domain-containing protein, translated as MPKTDSPVIYGGQAVMEGVMFGGKHVNVTAVRRKNGEITFLEVPREDKSWVKSLRKIPLIRGIVSIIDSSAKGSKHLNYSAEAMADDSMEPEERAKQKEKEESSWSLSMIVGVTIAGILSFIFGKLIFTLVPAVLEDLLFERIVQNRVLDTLIEGIIKIILLLAYLWFISLTPVVKRLFQYHGAEHKVITAYENGEELTPANVQKYSRLHYRCGSSFIILTVIVGVIVYSFFHWDNIWERMYIRVLLLPVVIGLSFELLKFTNSVRDIPLLRFLGYPGLWLQLLTTKEPTDEQVEVSIASFNRMRELDAQLENETVHSHVPGGSPLDPVKG; from the coding sequence GTGCCGAAAACAGATAGTCCGGTCATCTATGGCGGCCAAGCCGTTATGGAAGGTGTAATGTTCGGCGGCAAACACGTTAACGTAACCGCCGTCCGCCGGAAGAACGGCGAAATTACCTTTCTTGAAGTTCCGAGAGAGGACAAATCATGGGTCAAGTCGCTTCGTAAAATTCCGCTGATCAGAGGCATCGTCAGCATTATCGATTCCAGCGCTAAAGGCTCCAAACATCTTAATTATTCTGCCGAAGCCATGGCGGATGACAGCATGGAGCCGGAGGAACGCGCCAAGCAGAAAGAGAAAGAAGAATCGTCCTGGTCGCTCAGCATGATCGTCGGCGTTACGATTGCCGGGATTCTTTCCTTTATATTCGGCAAACTGATATTCACACTCGTTCCGGCCGTCCTTGAAGATCTGCTCTTCGAGCGGATTGTTCAAAACCGGGTTCTGGATACACTAATAGAAGGAATTATCAAAATCATCCTTCTGCTTGCCTATCTCTGGTTTATCTCCTTGACGCCCGTCGTGAAACGATTGTTTCAATACCATGGCGCTGAGCACAAGGTCATTACCGCCTACGAGAACGGCGAGGAGCTGACACCAGCAAACGTGCAGAAGTACAGCCGCCTGCATTACCGCTGCGGCAGCAGCTTTATTATTCTGACGGTCATTGTCGGCGTTATCGTCTATTCTTTTTTCCATTGGGATAATATTTGGGAGAGAATGTACATCCGTGTGCTGCTTCTTCCTGTAGTCATTGGTTTATCTTTTGAATTGCTCAAGTTCACCAACTCGGTCCGCGATATTCCGCTGCTACGCTTTCTTGGATATCCGGGACTTTGGCTTCAATTGCTGACGACCAAAGAACCGACCGACGAACAGGTTGAAGTTTCTATTGCTTCGTTTAACCGCATGCGCGAGCTGGATGCCCAGCTTGAGAACGAAACCGTGCACAGCCATGTGCCGGGCGGTTCCCCATTGGATCCCGTGAAAGGGTGA
- a CDS encoding patatin-like phospholipase family protein, with protein MLINGVFQGGGVKGISLAGAVKAAEQSGVHFHRLAGTSSGSIVASLLAAGYTADELKDIIMGTSFTSFLRRAPLFNITLIGPALRVILKKGLYSGEALEQWVRSALLLKGIRTFNDLERGKLSIVASDITRGKILVLPDDLIQLGFDPGRFEVAKAVRMSCSIPYFFDPVMLRMGPAIKRGRTFAEQFVYVVDGGVLSNLPLWLFDQRSLPKEGTRIPTVGFQMVGETTGKPHQIKGPFTMLEAIVETMLSAHDERYIEQSKRYRTIKIPTLGVSTTQFSLTEEESLRLYESGVSAGQEFFRNWDSKHYETQYQKYLPALNL; from the coding sequence GTGCTCATTAACGGCGTTTTTCAAGGTGGAGGGGTGAAAGGGATTTCACTGGCGGGCGCAGTGAAGGCAGCCGAACAAAGCGGTGTTCATTTTCACAGGCTGGCGGGAACCTCTTCTGGTTCGATTGTCGCCTCTCTGCTGGCGGCAGGATATACCGCCGACGAACTCAAGGACATCATCATGGGAACCTCCTTTACCAGCTTTCTGAGGCGCGCGCCTTTATTTAATATCACTTTAATAGGACCGGCATTAAGGGTTATCCTCAAGAAAGGTTTGTACTCAGGGGAAGCGCTTGAACAGTGGGTGAGAAGCGCATTGCTGCTCAAAGGAATCAGGACCTTCAATGACCTGGAACGGGGGAAATTATCGATTGTCGCTTCTGACATTACCCGGGGCAAAATTCTGGTGCTGCCGGATGATCTGATTCAATTAGGGTTTGATCCGGGCCGGTTTGAAGTAGCCAAAGCTGTCAGAATGAGCTGCAGTATCCCTTATTTCTTTGACCCGGTTATGCTGCGGATGGGACCGGCGATCAAGCGGGGGAGAACTTTTGCCGAGCAGTTCGTTTACGTGGTGGATGGAGGTGTGCTCAGCAATTTGCCTTTATGGCTGTTTGATCAAAGATCGCTTCCGAAGGAAGGCACAAGGATTCCAACAGTCGGGTTTCAAATGGTAGGAGAGACAACGGGCAAGCCACATCAGATTAAGGGGCCGTTTACGATGCTGGAGGCGATTGTGGAAACGATGCTATCCGCTCATGATGAACGTTATATCGAACAGTCCAAACGCTACCGCACCATTAAGATCCCCACACTCGGCGTAAGCACCACGCAGTTTTCTCTTACAGAAGAAGAAAGCCTGCGGCTTTACGAATCAGGCGTAAGCGCAGGCCAGGAATTTTTTAGAAATTGGGATTCCAAACATTATGAGACACAATACCAAAAGTATTTGCCTGCCTTAAATCTTTAA
- the ypfJ gene encoding KPN_02809 family neutral zinc metallopeptidase, producing the protein MRWQGRRGSSNVEDRRSMGGLGGGGGKLIGGGIGGIVIILLMTLLGGNPSSILSGLTGSDIDTTGYQPTQQEQEAAQFVSVVLADTEDIWTEVFRHRGMIYEKPTLVLYRDSVQSACGTAQSAIGPFYCPGDHNLYIDLSFYEELKQRFQAPGDFAMAYVVAHEVGHHVQTLLGTMDKMDSLRNRLSETEYNQYQVRLELQADYLAGVWAHYVQGKNLLEAGDLDEALTAASAVGDDTIQQQAQGYVVPESFTHGTSEQRKRWFYKGYENGTIEGGDTFSASSFINNL; encoded by the coding sequence ATGCGGTGGCAGGGCAGACGAGGAAGTTCAAACGTAGAGGACCGCAGGAGCATGGGCGGTTTGGGCGGAGGAGGCGGAAAGCTGATCGGAGGAGGAATCGGCGGCATCGTCATTATTCTGCTGATGACGCTGCTTGGCGGCAACCCTTCTTCGATATTAAGCGGTCTTACAGGCTCTGATATTGACACTACCGGCTACCAGCCGACCCAGCAGGAACAGGAAGCGGCCCAGTTTGTTTCCGTTGTGCTGGCCGATACCGAAGACATCTGGACCGAGGTATTCCGCCATAGGGGAATGATCTATGAGAAACCGACGCTGGTTTTGTACAGAGACTCTGTTCAATCCGCTTGCGGAACAGCGCAGTCTGCAATCGGGCCTTTTTATTGCCCTGGCGATCATAACCTTTACATTGATTTAAGTTTTTATGAGGAGTTAAAGCAAAGGTTCCAGGCCCCGGGGGATTTTGCCATGGCCTATGTCGTTGCCCACGAGGTAGGCCACCATGTTCAGACCCTGCTGGGGACAATGGATAAAATGGATTCGCTCCGAAACCGGCTCAGCGAAACGGAATATAATCAATACCAGGTCCGTCTGGAGCTTCAGGCCGATTATTTGGCTGGTGTCTGGGCTCATTATGTACAAGGCAAGAACCTGCTGGAGGCGGGTGATTTGGACGAGGCGCTGACTGCGGCCAGCGCGGTTGGCGATGATACGATCCAGCAGCAGGCCCAGGGTTATGTGGTGCCCGAAAGCTTCACGCACGGCACCTCGGAACAACGGAAACGCTGGTTCTATAAAGGATATGAGAACGGCACGATCGAGGGTGGAGATACCTTTAGCGCCAGCAGTTTTATAAATAACCTTTAA
- the metG gene encoding methionine--tRNA ligase produces the protein MATDNKTFYITTPIYYPSDKLHIGHAYTTVAGDAMARYKRLRGYDVRYLTGTDEHGQKIERKAQEKGLTPQQFVDNIVVGIKELWKKLDISNDDFIRTTDTKHKQVVQDIFDQLLQKGDIYKGEYEGWYSIPDETYYTETQLVDPIKNDKGEIIGGKSPDSGHPVELVKEESYFFRMSKYADRLLKFYEENPGFIQPESRKNEMINNFIKPGLEDLAVSRTTFEWGVKVKGDPKHVVYVWIDALSNYITALGYGTENPELYNRYWPADVQLVGKEIVRFHTIYWPIMLMALGLPLPKKVFAHGWLLMKGGKMSKSKGNVVDPNTLIDRYGLDATRYYLLREVPFGADGSFTPESFVERVNSDLANDLGNLLNRTVAMVGKYFDGVAPAYISNATEFDAALTVAAQKTVEKVEEVMENMEFSVALASISQFISRTNKYIDETQPWVMAKDGDKQEQLGSVMVHLMESLRIASILLQPFLTQAPAKIWSQLGITPGELTSWESAKSFGLIPAGTRLGQGEPIFPRLDAEQEVAYIAESMTGGVPAAEEKAAGAAAEGAKAEAEEAAPLKEEIGIEDFAKVELRVAQVVAAEAVKKADKLLKLQLDLGFEQRQVVSGIAKFYSPEELVGRKVIVVVNLKPVKLRGELSQGMILAASQGDKLTLATVPDDMPNGAVVK, from the coding sequence TTGGCAACAGACAACAAAACCTTTTACATCACGACACCGATTTATTACCCGAGCGACAAACTGCATATCGGTCACGCTTATACAACTGTAGCCGGTGATGCTATGGCCCGTTACAAACGTCTGCGCGGTTATGATGTGCGTTATTTGACGGGAACCGACGAGCATGGCCAAAAGATCGAACGGAAGGCCCAGGAGAAGGGGCTGACCCCTCAGCAGTTTGTAGATAACATTGTTGTAGGCATTAAAGAGCTGTGGAAGAAGCTCGACATCTCGAATGACGATTTTATCCGGACAACGGATACGAAGCATAAGCAGGTTGTGCAGGATATTTTTGACCAGCTGCTTCAGAAGGGGGATATCTACAAAGGGGAATATGAAGGCTGGTACAGCATCCCTGATGAAACGTATTATACGGAAACGCAGCTGGTCGATCCGATCAAAAATGACAAGGGCGAAATCATCGGCGGCAAGTCGCCGGACAGCGGCCATCCCGTTGAGCTGGTCAAAGAAGAGTCCTATTTCTTCCGGATGAGCAAATATGCGGATCGTCTTTTAAAGTTTTACGAGGAGAATCCAGGTTTCATTCAGCCGGAGTCCCGCAAGAACGAAATGATCAACAACTTTATCAAACCGGGACTAGAGGATTTGGCGGTCTCCCGTACGACGTTTGAATGGGGCGTAAAGGTGAAAGGTGATCCGAAACACGTTGTTTACGTGTGGATTGATGCTTTGTCCAACTATATTACAGCTCTTGGCTATGGCACGGAGAATCCGGAGCTTTATAATCGTTACTGGCCTGCGGATGTTCAGTTGGTCGGTAAAGAAATTGTCCGCTTCCATACGATTTACTGGCCGATTATGCTGATGGCTTTGGGGCTGCCGCTTCCGAAAAAGGTATTTGCCCATGGCTGGCTGCTCATGAAAGGCGGCAAAATGTCCAAATCCAAAGGCAACGTTGTGGATCCTAATACGTTGATCGACCGTTACGGCCTGGATGCTACACGTTATTATCTGCTGCGCGAAGTGCCGTTTGGCGCGGATGGCAGCTTTACGCCGGAAAGCTTTGTAGAACGGGTCAATTCTGATCTGGCCAACGATCTTGGCAATCTGCTGAACCGGACGGTAGCGATGGTTGGCAAATATTTTGACGGCGTGGCGCCTGCTTATATTTCCAATGCCACGGAATTTGACGCTGCCCTTACGGTAGCTGCGCAGAAGACGGTGGAGAAGGTCGAGGAGGTCATGGAGAACATGGAGTTCTCGGTGGCGCTTGCTTCCATCAGCCAGTTTATCAGCCGCACGAACAAATATATCGACGAAACCCAGCCTTGGGTGATGGCTAAAGACGGAGACAAACAGGAGCAGCTTGGCTCCGTTATGGTTCATTTAATGGAGTCGCTGCGGATTGCTTCGATCCTGCTGCAGCCGTTCCTCACGCAGGCCCCGGCCAAAATCTGGAGCCAATTAGGCATTACGCCTGGCGAATTGACCTCATGGGAAAGCGCAAAAAGCTTTGGCTTAATTCCGGCCGGCACACGTTTGGGCCAAGGAGAGCCGATCTTCCCGCGGCTTGACGCCGAGCAGGAAGTGGCTTATATCGCCGAGTCGATGACCGGCGGCGTTCCTGCGGCTGAAGAGAAGGCTGCCGGGGCGGCTGCAGAAGGCGCTAAGGCCGAAGCAGAAGAAGCCGCACCATTAAAAGAAGAAATCGGCATTGAAGATTTCGCTAAAGTTGAGCTGCGGGTAGCGCAGGTCGTGGCCGCTGAGGCAGTGAAGAAAGCCGATAAGCTGCTGAAGCTTCAGCTTGATCTTGGTTTCGAGCAGCGCCAGGTCGTATCAGGCATTGCCAAGTTCTACAGCCCTGAGGAGCTGGTTGGACGCAAGGTGATTGTAGTGGTCAACCTGAAGCCGGTTAAGCTGCGCGGCGAATTGTCGCAGGGGATGATTCTGGCCGCCTCCCAAGGCGATAAGCTGACGCTGGCAACGGTGCCTGACGATATGCCTAACGGGGCAGTAGTGAAATAA
- the mntR gene encoding transcriptional regulator MntR, with protein sequence MPTPSMEDYLERIYKLIDEKGYARVSDIAEGLEVHPSSVTKMIQKLDKDEYLIYEKYRGLVLTSKGKKVGKRLVDRHALLEEFLEMIGVQEENIYKDVEGIEHHLSWDSITCIETLVEFFRRDNNRLEELQNIHNEMISGS encoded by the coding sequence ATGCCAACGCCCAGCATGGAAGATTACTTGGAGCGCATCTACAAGCTGATTGACGAGAAGGGATACGCCCGCGTTTCGGATATCGCGGAAGGGCTGGAGGTTCACCCTTCATCCGTAACGAAAATGATCCAGAAGCTGGACAAAGATGAGTATTTGATCTACGAGAAATACCGCGGCCTTGTGCTTACAAGCAAAGGCAAGAAGGTTGGCAAACGGCTTGTCGACCGTCATGCGCTGCTGGAAGAATTTCTGGAGATGATCGGTGTTCAGGAAGAGAACATTTATAAAGATGTGGAAGGCATAGAGCACCATTTAAGCTGGGACTCCATTACGTGCATAGAAACATTGGTGGAATTTTTCCGCCGTGATAACAATCGTCTCGAGGAACTTCAAAATATTCATAACGAAATGATCAGCGGTTCGTAA
- a CDS encoding cytochrome c biogenesis CcdA family protein — MMTDQLHMGAAFAAGVASFVSPCCLPLYPSFISYITGLSLNTLKNELNEQDNRKKVMMHTAVFIAGFSVVFYSLGYGAGAVGVLFQDNRVWLRQISGVLMIIMGLFLSGLIQPTLLLKEWKPGWGRRSAAGYLGSFLLGIGFAAGWSPCVGPILAGVIALAASEPGAWMKLITAYTAGFAVPFFVFAFYVGSVKTLNRYSGWVMKVGGAVMVVMGLLLFTGRLTGITIWLQRITPDFLIF, encoded by the coding sequence ATGATGACAGACCAACTTCACATGGGGGCAGCTTTTGCCGCGGGGGTGGCCTCCTTTGTTTCACCCTGCTGTCTGCCGCTGTATCCTTCGTTTATCTCCTATATAACGGGGTTATCTTTGAATACGCTGAAGAACGAGTTAAACGAGCAGGACAACCGGAAGAAGGTCATGATGCATACGGCCGTTTTTATTGCCGGGTTTTCAGTTGTTTTCTATTCACTGGGTTATGGGGCGGGAGCGGTTGGGGTTTTGTTTCAAGACAACAGGGTATGGCTGCGCCAGATTTCCGGTGTGTTAATGATCATCATGGGCTTGTTCCTGTCAGGTTTGATTCAGCCAACCCTGCTGCTTAAGGAGTGGAAGCCGGGATGGGGCAGGCGTTCCGCGGCCGGGTATTTGGGATCCTTTCTGCTGGGGATCGGCTTTGCGGCGGGATGGTCTCCCTGCGTAGGACCTATCTTGGCTGGAGTGATTGCGCTTGCTGCCAGCGAACCAGGCGCCTGGATGAAGCTTATAACGGCTTATACGGCAGGTTTTGCGGTTCCCTTTTTTGTTTTTGCCTTTTACGTGGGCTCCGTGAAGACATTAAACCGGTATTCAGGCTGGGTGATGAAGGTCGGCGGAGCCGTGATGGTAGTGATGGGTCTGCTGTTATTTACGGGGCGGCTGACAGGGATTACGATCTGGCTGCAGCGGATAACGCCGGATTTTCTGATTTTTTAA
- the yidD gene encoding membrane protein insertion efficiency factor YidD produces the protein MKITRRTVQVPIHVYRKFISPLKPPTCRFYPTCSAYALEAIEVHGALKGSWLAAKRIAKCHPFHPGGIDLVPPKNTGKGRQLGGKQGEHA, from the coding sequence ATGAAAATAACCCGCAGAACCGTGCAGGTGCCGATTCATGTTTACCGCAAGTTCATTTCTCCGCTGAAACCGCCGACCTGCCGGTTCTACCCGACGTGTTCGGCTTATGCGCTTGAAGCGATTGAAGTGCACGGTGCGCTGAAAGGAAGCTGGCTGGCGGCCAAACGAATCGCGAAGTGTCATCCTTTTCACCCCGGCGGGATCGACCTGGTGCCGCCCAAGAACACCGGAAAAGGCCGTCAGCTCGGCGGAAAGCAGGGCGAACACGCTTGA
- a CDS encoding family 10 glycosylhydrolase, producing the protein MRLWKKAVTALTAMTLLCSVTAITGQGAVKAAETAITMNLDGVDLTSDVAPYIKSNRTFVPLRVISEGIGAFVDWQADTKTVTIKQNSTTIEMVMGSRTALVGGIASTLDVPLQSVSGRTMVPIRFVSEQLGLIVDWNADANRITLTTPGWMGGGSGSGNGGAGTGGTNGGGSSNGSAVTLTGSNTLRGAWIASVTNLDWPSSASRGNAAKQKQEFSDMLDKLKAEGINAVFVQVRPSADALYPSKLVPWSQVLTGTPGKDPGYDPLAFMIEEAHNRGMQFHAWFNPFRVTASGSDTSKLTANNVAVQHPSWIVKASSRLYLNPGIPAARQHIIDAIMEVVNKYPVDGIHLDDYFYPSDETAANPFDDSATFKAYNSNGFKSKADWRRNNINTFVRDLSASIHASKPQLVFGISPSGIWRNQATDPTGSATSGRSAYDSEYADARVWIQGKYVDYIAPQVYWSFATTAAPYDKVVDWWANEVNGTGVKLYIGMAPYKIGSPEKGWQTSQEMINQLKYNEQFSQIQGSIFYRSSSLLSNPFGLTQLLKSYYGISS; encoded by the coding sequence ATGCGTTTGTGGAAGAAAGCGGTGACGGCCTTAACGGCGATGACCCTGCTGTGCTCAGTAACGGCTATAACTGGACAAGGCGCGGTCAAAGCGGCAGAAACGGCGATCACGATGAACCTGGATGGCGTAGATTTAACAAGTGATGTGGCGCCTTATATAAAGTCTAATAGAACTTTTGTGCCTTTAAGAGTCATTTCGGAAGGTATAGGAGCATTTGTAGATTGGCAGGCAGACACAAAGACGGTTACGATCAAACAGAACAGCACCACGATTGAGATGGTGATGGGCAGCCGGACGGCTTTGGTGGGGGGAATCGCTTCTACGCTGGATGTACCCTTACAGTCCGTATCCGGACGAACAATGGTCCCGATCCGTTTTGTCAGCGAGCAGCTGGGTCTGATTGTTGACTGGAACGCTGACGCCAATCGAATCACGCTAACGACTCCCGGATGGATGGGCGGCGGTTCGGGTTCGGGCAATGGAGGAGCAGGAACCGGCGGTACAAACGGCGGAGGCTCCTCGAATGGTTCTGCTGTAACTCTTACAGGAAGCAATACCCTGCGGGGAGCCTGGATCGCTTCTGTCACCAATTTAGACTGGCCGAGCAGCGCTTCCAGAGGAAATGCAGCCAAACAGAAGCAGGAATTCTCCGATATGCTGGACAAACTTAAAGCCGAGGGAATCAACGCCGTGTTTGTTCAGGTAAGACCTTCTGCGGATGCGCTTTATCCGTCCAAGCTTGTACCTTGGTCGCAAGTGCTGACAGGGACTCCCGGCAAAGATCCGGGGTATGATCCGCTTGCCTTTATGATTGAAGAAGCGCACAATCGCGGCATGCAGTTTCATGCCTGGTTTAATCCGTTCAGGGTGACGGCAAGCGGAAGCGATACCAGCAAGCTGACTGCAAACAATGTGGCGGTTCAGCATCCGTCCTGGATCGTGAAGGCCAGCAGCCGTTTGTATTTGAATCCCGGTATACCGGCAGCTAGGCAACATATTATTGACGCGATTATGGAAGTCGTGAACAAGTACCCTGTTGACGGCATCCATCTGGATGACTATTTCTATCCTTCGGACGAGACGGCAGCCAATCCCTTTGATGACAGCGCTACATTCAAGGCCTATAACAGTAATGGCTTCAAGTCCAAAGCGGACTGGCGCAGAAATAATATCAACACCTTTGTAAGGGACTTGAGTGCCAGCATCCACGCCTCCAAACCTCAGCTGGTCTTCGGGATCAGCCCTTCGGGGATTTGGCGTAATCAGGCGACAGATCCAACGGGTTCGGCAACGTCCGGCCGGTCGGCGTATGACAGCGAATATGCGGATGCCCGGGTCTGGATTCAAGGCAAATATGTAGACTATATTGCTCCTCAGGTATACTGGAGCTTTGCAACGACTGCGGCTCCTTATGACAAGGTGGTGGACTGGTGGGCCAATGAAGTGAACGGTACCGGCGTCAAGCTTTATATCGGAATGGCTCCTTACAAAATCGGTTCCCCTGAGAAAGGCTGGCAGACCTCGCAAGAGATGATCAACCAGTTGAAATATAACGAACAGTTCAGCCAGATTCAAGGCAGTATCTTCTACCGTTCCAGCAGCCTGCTTAGCAATCCGTTTGGCTTGACGCAATTATTAAAGAGCTACTATGGAATTTCATCTTAA